In Solea senegalensis isolate Sse05_10M linkage group LG18, IFAPA_SoseM_1, whole genome shotgun sequence, a single window of DNA contains:
- the rab11fip3 gene encoding rab11 family-interacting protein 3 isoform X2 has protein sequence MEPTVLSGPLGHTQWETEQTFPLGFHTLDSDNRGVLCQNKSGQTGLDFRDSDREQTSHQSEEAKVSQDNPVELGNFMNISDFSHGFFQFDADQPTLSKASLDSTHLEELSYIEKTAESDEISDCTLSWLFSPNLTPVVENNSDLTQDELFQGSNATTGDGDLISLSEPASPSKVSVQNPETNTGDSLLLLDLLSNEPTCLPTESSGELDPQGVTEELVDLSQVEQVCLPPSQSRDTWSPETRDKGLFPDQVTDLLVTSSTTVQSLPESCFKENHMSTPLECFAGCVPLLDFEVPDCDSSPSLCPASPASVDSTVTSLHLSKEESEVEQAEGGVSRNLTSEHQGENDSFALVLSAEPSSLTVSLAEDVFIQGDLSSECYSVENVSKDLMEDRIGSEATHQENEAMALDLGFTADEVNDEGTWDLKPQEDLESGSVPDSAAEQREEDSSVNDTNQRDGSDCHEITSFEFSVHDLNSSPQAGWTSEQNVETLSLSKMVVDDSLPMVSAENTREEDVSPLKAVFDALDQDGDGFVRIEEFMEFAAAYGADQVKDLTKFLDPSGLGVISFEDFHRGISAISNGGPEPQLYSVNYSPGDGAVGCPEEYDEQNEVTDSAYLGSESTYSECETFTDEDTGALVPPEMHEDVETDSGIEATLHDPEDGGNRFSLNSELHNHSLVTVIGGEEEHFEDFGESNTSELLLESSVDGTEGEGDSPVVQPLEQVNGSSLLSPSAGKRLSSKKVARHLLQNSSMTLDTMSDLTRDILEMADNDITDKVLLLERRVAELEKESEASGEQHSRLRQENLHLVHRANALEEQLKEQEVHTDEQLQQETRRHKEAVSKLERERGMELEYLQARLQQLDEENSELRSCVPCLRANIERLEEEKRKLQDETEAMCDRLKDETESRRKMSDKLSHERHQSQKEKECMQELIEDLRKQLEHLQLYKLEAESKRGRTPGAGLQEYQARTREAELEQEIRRLKQDNRSLKEQNDELNGQIINLSIQGAKSLMSAPFSDSLAAEINSVSRTELMEAVHKQEEINYRLQDYIDKIIVAIMESNPSILEVK, from the exons ATGGAGCCGACAGTTCTGTCTGGCCCTTTGGGGCACACTCAGTGGGAGACAGAGCAGACATTTCCTCTTGGATTTCACACCCTGGATTCAGACAACAGAGGTGTTCTCTGTCAAAACAAGAGTGGCCAGACAGGTTTGGATTTTAGAGACAGTGACCGGGAGCAAACATCCCATCAGAGTGAGGAGGCAAAGGTTTCTCAGGACAACCCAGTTGAGTTGGGCAACTTCATGAATATCTCTGATTTCTCCCATGGATTTTTCCAGTTTGACGCTGACCAGCCCACACTTTCTAAAGCTTCTCTCGACAGTACTCATCTAGAGGAGTTGTCTTACATAGAAAAAACTGCTGAATCTGATGAAATCAGTGACTGTACCTTATCGTGGTTATTTTCTCCCAACCTCACTCCTGTGGTTGAAAATAACTCAGATTTGACACAGGATGAACTGTTTCAGGGCTCAAATGCCACAACTGGTGACGGTGACCTAATAAGCCTCAGTGAACCTGCCTCACCATCCAAGGTTTCCGTACAGAATCCCGAGACCAACACGGGGGATTCTCTTTTGTTGCTAGATCTCCTTTCTAATGAACCCACTTGTCTCCCCACTGAGTCTTCAGGTGAGTTGGACCCACAGGGTGTCACTGAGGAGCTGGTAGATCTGTCACAAGTGGAGCAGGTATGCCTCCCTCCCTCGCAGAGCAGGGACACATGGTCACCTGAAACCAGAGACAAAGGTTTATTCCCTGATCAAGTGACTGACCTGCTTGTAACCAGTAGCACTACTGTGCAAAGTTTGCCTGAGAGCTGCTTCAAAGAAAACCACATGAGCACACCACTGGAGTGTTTCGCAGGATGTGTGCCTTTGTTGGATTTTGAGGTTCCAGATTGTGACAGCAGTCCGAGCCTGTGCCCAGCCAGTCCTGCCTCTGTGGACTCCACAGTTACATCTTTACATTTATCAAAAGAGGAATCAGAGGTGGAACAAGCAGAGGGTGGTGTCAGTAGAAATCTGACATCTGAGCATCAAGGTGAGAATGACTCATTTGCTCTGGTTTTGTCTGCTGAACCCTCGTCACTGACTGTGTCTCTGGCTGAAGATGTGTTTATTCAGGGTGATCTCAGCAGTGAGTGTTACTCTGTGGAGAATGTGTCTAAGGATTTGATGGAGGACAGAATTGGTTCAGAAGCAACACATCAGGAGAATGAGGCGATGGCTTTGGATTTGGGCTTCACTGCTGATGAGGTCAATGACGAGGGAACCTGGGACTTGAAGCCACAGGAGGATTTAGAAAGTGGAAGTGTTCCTGATTCAGCAGCtgaacagagggaggaggacagCAGTGTGAACGATACTAACCAGCGCGATGGATCAGACTGTCATGAAATAACCTCTTTTGAATTTTCAGTTCATGACTTAAACAGTTCTCCGCAGGCTGGATGGACTAGTGAGCAAAATGTGgagacactctctctctctaagatGGTGGTAGATGACTCACTGCCAATGGTTTCAGCAGAGAATACAAGAGAGGAAGATGTCTCCCCACTAAAAGCCGTATTCGACGCTTTAGACCAAGATGGAGATGGCTTTGTTCGGATTGAGGAGTTTATGGAGTTTGCTGCTGCCTATGGAGCCGATCAG GTAAAGGATCTGACCAAGTTTCTGGATCCCAGTGGCCTGGGCGTGATCAGCTTTGAAGACTTCCACCGGGGAATTTCTGCAATCAGCAATGGAG GTCCGGAGCCACAGCTCTACAGTGTGAACTACAGTCCAGGGGATGGAGCCGTGGGCTGTCCCGAGGAATACGACGAG CAAAATGAGGTGACTGACAGCGCGTACCTGGGCTCTGAGAGCACGTACAGTGAGTGCGAGACCTTCACCGATGAGGACACGGGGGCACTCGTACCCCCCGAGATGCACGAGGACGTGGAGACGGACAGCGGCATTGAAGCCACGCTACACGACCCCGAGGACGGTGGAAATAG GTTTTCCCTGAACTCTGAGCTCCACAACCACTCCCTGGTGACAGTCAtcggaggagaggaggagcactTTGAGGATTTTGGTGAAAGTAACACATCGGAGTTGCTGCTGGAGAGCAGCGTGGATGGGACGGAGGGGGAGGGCGACTCCCCTGTCGTGCAGCCCCTGGAGCAGGTCAATGGCTCCTCGCTTCTGTCTCCCAG TGCTGGCAAGAGGCTGTCCAGCAAGAAAGTAGCAAG ACATCTCCTGCAGAACAGCTCGATGACTCTGGACACCATGAGCGACCTAACGCGGGACATCTTGGAGATGGCTGacaatgacatcacagacaAG GTGCTCCTCCTTGAGCGTCGAGTGgcagagctggagaaggagtCCGAGGCCTCGGGAGAGCAGCATTCGCGCCTGCGCCAGGAGAACCTTCACCTGGTGCACCGGGCCAATGCcctggaggagcagctgaagGAGCAGGAGGTCCACACGGAtgaacagctgcagcaggagacgcGGCGCCACAAGGAGGCCGTGAGCAaactggagagggagagaggaatggagctgGAATACCTGCAGGCCAG gctgcagcagctggacgAGGAGAACAGCGAGCTCCGGTCCTGTGTTCCTTGTCTACGAGCAAACATCGAGAGATTAGAGGAG GAAAAGAGGAAGCTGCAAGATGAGACAGAGGCCATGTGTGACAGGCTAAAGGACGAGACGGAGTCCCGCAGGAAGATGAGTGACAAGCTGAGCCACGAGCGCCACCAAAGCCAGAAGGAGAAGGAGTGCATGCAGGAG CTCATTGAAGACCTACGTAAACAGCTTGAGCACCTACAGCTGTACAAGTTGGAGGCGGAGTCGAAGAGAGGGCGCACACCCGGAGCGGGACTGCAGGAGTATCAGGCCCGCACGCGTGAGGCCGAGCTGGAGCAGGAGATCAGGCGACTCAAACAG GACAACCGCAGTCTGAAAGAGCAGAACGACGAGTTAAACGGGCAGATTATCAACCTGAGCATCCAGGGAGCCAAGAGCCTGATGTCGGCCCCTTTCTCTGACTCCCTGGCAGCTGAGATCAACTCTGTGTCTCGCACAGAG CTCATGGAGGCGGTCCACAAACAGGAGGAGATCAACTACAGACTCCAGGACTACATTGACAAAATCATTGTGGCCATCATGGAGTCCAACCCCTCCATTCTCGAGGTCAAATAG
- the rab11fip3 gene encoding rab11 family-interacting protein 3 isoform X3: protein MVLGMLDSLLGPATPAASFIMQNEVTDSAYLGSESTYSECETFTDEDTGALVPPEMHEDVETDSGIEATLHDPEDGGNRFSLNSELHNHSLVTVIGGEEEHFEDFGESNTSELLLESSVDGTEGEGDSPVVQPLEQVNGSSLLSPSTPAPLPDRFQSFLREEALDFFCSQCHKQISRLEDLSTRLNFLEMTSAGKRLSSKKVARHLLQNSSMTLDTMSDLTRDILEMADNDITDKVLLLERRVAELEKESEASGEQHSRLRQENLHLVHRANALEEQLKEQEVHTDEQLQQETRRHKEAVSKLERERGMELEYLQARLQQLDEENSELRSCVPCLRANIERLEEEKRKLQDETEAMCDRLKDETESRRKMSDKLSHERHQSQKEKECMQELIEDLRKQLEHLQLYKLEAESKRGRTPGAGLQEYQARTREAELEQEIRRLKQDNRSLKEQNDELNGQIINLSIQGAKSLMSAPFSDSLAAEINSVSRTELMEAVHKQEEINYRLQDYIDKIIVAIMESNPSILEVK from the exons ATGGTTCTGGGCATGTTGGACAGCCTGCTGGGCCCTGCAACTCCTGCTGCTTCATTTATAATG CAAAATGAGGTGACTGACAGCGCGTACCTGGGCTCTGAGAGCACGTACAGTGAGTGCGAGACCTTCACCGATGAGGACACGGGGGCACTCGTACCCCCCGAGATGCACGAGGACGTGGAGACGGACAGCGGCATTGAAGCCACGCTACACGACCCCGAGGACGGTGGAAATAG GTTTTCCCTGAACTCTGAGCTCCACAACCACTCCCTGGTGACAGTCAtcggaggagaggaggagcactTTGAGGATTTTGGTGAAAGTAACACATCGGAGTTGCTGCTGGAGAGCAGCGTGGATGGGACGGAGGGGGAGGGCGACTCCCCTGTCGTGCAGCCCCTGGAGCAGGTCAATGGCTCCTCGCTTCTGTCTCCCAG CACACCTGCTCCTCTCCCTGACCGCTTTCAGAGCTTCCTCAGGGAGGAGGCGCTGGACTTTTTCTGTAGCCAGTGTCACAAACAAATAAGTCGTCTGGAGGACCTCTCCACTCGTCTCAATTTCCTAGAGATGACTAG TGCTGGCAAGAGGCTGTCCAGCAAGAAAGTAGCAAG ACATCTCCTGCAGAACAGCTCGATGACTCTGGACACCATGAGCGACCTAACGCGGGACATCTTGGAGATGGCTGacaatgacatcacagacaAG GTGCTCCTCCTTGAGCGTCGAGTGgcagagctggagaaggagtCCGAGGCCTCGGGAGAGCAGCATTCGCGCCTGCGCCAGGAGAACCTTCACCTGGTGCACCGGGCCAATGCcctggaggagcagctgaagGAGCAGGAGGTCCACACGGAtgaacagctgcagcaggagacgcGGCGCCACAAGGAGGCCGTGAGCAaactggagagggagagaggaatggagctgGAATACCTGCAGGCCAG gctgcagcagctggacgAGGAGAACAGCGAGCTCCGGTCCTGTGTTCCTTGTCTACGAGCAAACATCGAGAGATTAGAGGAG GAAAAGAGGAAGCTGCAAGATGAGACAGAGGCCATGTGTGACAGGCTAAAGGACGAGACGGAGTCCCGCAGGAAGATGAGTGACAAGCTGAGCCACGAGCGCCACCAAAGCCAGAAGGAGAAGGAGTGCATGCAGGAG CTCATTGAAGACCTACGTAAACAGCTTGAGCACCTACAGCTGTACAAGTTGGAGGCGGAGTCGAAGAGAGGGCGCACACCCGGAGCGGGACTGCAGGAGTATCAGGCCCGCACGCGTGAGGCCGAGCTGGAGCAGGAGATCAGGCGACTCAAACAG GACAACCGCAGTCTGAAAGAGCAGAACGACGAGTTAAACGGGCAGATTATCAACCTGAGCATCCAGGGAGCCAAGAGCCTGATGTCGGCCCCTTTCTCTGACTCCCTGGCAGCTGAGATCAACTCTGTGTCTCGCACAGAG CTCATGGAGGCGGTCCACAAACAGGAGGAGATCAACTACAGACTCCAGGACTACATTGACAAAATCATTGTGGCCATCATGGAGTCCAACCCCTCCATTCTCGAGGTCAAATAG
- the telo2 gene encoding telomere length regulation protein TEL2 homolog — MESLTPNTEVRLMVSQCFRTLTTSTDDKDITAALQTLNSYLDDGPVSTTTSAQRDEFRRAHYTRTLHFLVSNVQADWLHSLRAAQNTELWDRLFLCGPPEQALLVLMEGIGALRPSVNLDHLISITEKFLQSGRLADLLWSHCLATAPSDSPQLRETLLGRIVALPDLTANRLRLKNKPLFLPQQYYRLLATEMLTALERTCLALKNGTDCSSIFVAQILGKVCIHGHSDVVLAVLAPQLSACTRSDMVWQRVCWKMLGNVPQRWMESVLTGLVQAVSGPDALGRIIGNLVLTNKKAQFVITHKLLLLQYKYKTQVLRIILGYLAADRERRPLLMQVLRSVSQAWANPSAVKHTPLEQQLYVSKALLLSVSLLSDSELQGLRSELLQCMLGGMQSHLDSNVVQIRRVGMVVGECLSTRMNINGTKLKFEYDHDEETRELLAVMTPADSSDEPEPGPVKEVDSPQRTQNKSSQCKAEPQSPQNDPDSELDSDDELTPYDMSGDGEMNQASPPCYLRDCLETLMSSEDSVRVELSLKVAESLVRKNVFATREISVQLTKVLLHMEDKYNITGFLSLRQATMVALTASDCVPVTQYLTTEFYSLNYSLRQRLDMLEVLALAAQELSKPLAERRDSPVCTADSADLMTGDNPLHWREVVDKRIQSKTKRRSKGSTQPSAKAAPNRFAPVAGHFFFLLLRNYDKPQMTFDLLGGDHLVLGRMIHTLGLFMHLAVNAPIAAQMGRALLDFVWAVRYHTDQMVRRGVLFAVCSVFLSMPSQNLLTDLSDQLFETRTWLADVAEGDPDADCRSLAVQSLVLLDKSLKKQLQDPQALGPES, encoded by the exons ATGGAGTCCCTCACTCCTAACACTGAGGTCCGTCTAATGGTCTCCCAGTGTTTTCGGACACTCACCACATCCACAGATGACAAAGACATTACTGCTGCTCTTCAAACACTCAACTCATACTTGGACGATGGACCGGTGAGCACAACCACTTCAGCTCAGCGGGACGAGTTCAGGAGAGCTCACTACACTCGCACTCTTCACTTCTTGGTCAGTAACGTCCAGGCAGATTGGCTGCACAGCCTGAGAGCAGCACAGAACACAGAGTTATGGGACCGCTTGTTCCTCTGTGGCCCTCCAGAGCAGGCTCTGCTTGTGTTAATGGAGGGAATAGGAGCGCTAAG ACCCAGCGTGAATCTGGACCACCTAATCAGCATCACAGAGAAGTTCCTTCAGAGTGGCCGCCTTGCTGACCTGCTATGGTCACACTGTTTGGCGACGGCTCCCTCTGACTCCCCCCAGCTCCGCGAGACTCTACTGGGGCGTATAGTGGCGCTGCCGGACCTCACAGCCAACAGATTACGTCTCAAGAACAAGCCCCTCTTTCTTCCTCAGCAGTACTATCGGTTACTTGCCACAGAGATGCTCACTGCTCTGGAGAGAACCTGTCTGGCCCTCAAGA ATGGCACAGACTGCTCCTCAATTTTTGTGGCTCAGATACTCGGAAAAGTGTGCATCCATGGACACAGTG ATGTGGTCTTGGCAGTTCTGGCTCCTCAGCTGTCTGCCTGCACGCGCTCAGACATGGTGTGGCAGAGGGTTTGCTGGAAGATGCTGGGGAACGTTCCGCAGCGTTGGATGGAGAGCGTGCTCACTGGACTGGTGCAGGCTGTCAGTGG GCCTGATGCTCTGGGACGGATTATCGGAAATTTGGTGTTAACAAATAAGAAGGCCCAGTTTGTCATCACTCATAAACTGCTCCTACTACAGTATAAATATAAG ACTCAAGTCTTAAGAATTATTCTGGGTTACCTGGCAGCAGACAGAGAGCGGAGGCCGCTGCTCATGCAG gtGCTGCGCTCCGTGTCCCAGGCCTGGGCTAATCCCAGCGCAGTGAAGCACACGCCTCTGGAGCAACAGCTGTATGTTAGCAAGGCCTTATTGTTGAGTGTGAGTCTGCTGAGTGACTCTGAGCTTCAGGGTCTACGCTCAG aGTTGCTTCAGTGTATGCTCGGTGGCATGCAGAGTCACCTGGACAGCAACGTGGTGCAAATAAGGCGTGTGGGCATGGTTGTGGGAGAGTGCCTGAGTACCCGGATGAATATCAATGGAACCAAGCTCAAGTTTGAG TATGATCACGATGAGGAAACTCGAGAGCTGCTTGCCGTCATGACTCCTGCCGACAGCAGTGACGAACCGGAACCTGGGCCTGTGAAGGA AGTTGATTCTCCTCAAAGGACTCAGAATAAATCATCTCAGTGTAAAGCGGAACCTCAGTCGCCACAAAACGATCCAGACTCTGAGCTGGATAG TGACGATGAGCTGACTCCGTATGATATGTctggagatggagagatgaaTCAAGCATCCCCGCCTTGCTACCTTCGCGACTGTCTGGAAA CTCTGATGTCGTCTGAAGACTCGGTGCGTGTGGAGCTCAGTTTGAAGGTGGCAGAGAGTCTTGTGAGGAAAAACGTCTTTGCGACCAGAGAG ATCAGTGTCCAGCTCACCAAAGTCCTGCTtcacatggaggataaataCAACATAACAGGCTTCCTGAGTCTCAGACAGGCGACTATGGTGGCTCTCACTGCCAGTGACTGCGTCCCT GTGACTCAGTATTTGACGACAGAGTTTTATTCCCTGAACTACAGTCTTCGCCAGCGGCTGGATATGTTGGAG GTCCTTGCTCTGGCAGCTCAGGAACTTTCTAAGCCACTCGCTGAAAGGAGAGATTCACCCGTGTGCACGGCCGACAGCGCGGATTTGATGACTGGTGACAACCCTCTCCACTGGCGAGAAGTGGTGGACAAAAGGATTCAAAGCAAGACCAAACGCCGCAGTAAG GGCAGCACTCAACCTTCAGCTAAAGCCGCCCCCAACCGCTTCGCACCTGTCGCGGGAcacttcttttttctgctgctcAGGAATTATGACAA GCCTCAAATGACGTTTGACCTGCTGGGCGGTGACCACTTGGTTCTGGGAAGGATGATCCACACCCTGGGCCTCTTCATGCATTTGGCAGTCAATGCACCA ATAGCTGCACAGATGGGTCGTGCGTTGCTTGACTTTGTGTGGGCTGTGCGTTATCACACTGACCA GATGGTGAGACGAGGCGTCCTCTTCGCTGTCTGCTCTGTGTTTCTGAGCATGCCCAGTCAGAACCTGCTGACGGACCTCAGTGATCAGTTATTTGAGACCAGAACTTGGCTGGCag ATGTTGCTGAAGGAGACCCCGATGCCGACTGCCGCAGTCTGGCCGTGCAGAGTCTGGTGCTGCTCGACAAAAGCCTCAAAAAACAGCTCCAAGATCCACAAGCACTTGGTCCGGAATCGTGA
- the rab11fip3 gene encoding rab11 family-interacting protein 3 isoform X1, translating to MEPTVLSGPLGHTQWETEQTFPLGFHTLDSDNRGVLCQNKSGQTGLDFRDSDREQTSHQSEEAKVSQDNPVELGNFMNISDFSHGFFQFDADQPTLSKASLDSTHLEELSYIEKTAESDEISDCTLSWLFSPNLTPVVENNSDLTQDELFQGSNATTGDGDLISLSEPASPSKVSVQNPETNTGDSLLLLDLLSNEPTCLPTESSGELDPQGVTEELVDLSQVEQVCLPPSQSRDTWSPETRDKGLFPDQVTDLLVTSSTTVQSLPESCFKENHMSTPLECFAGCVPLLDFEVPDCDSSPSLCPASPASVDSTVTSLHLSKEESEVEQAEGGVSRNLTSEHQGENDSFALVLSAEPSSLTVSLAEDVFIQGDLSSECYSVENVSKDLMEDRIGSEATHQENEAMALDLGFTADEVNDEGTWDLKPQEDLESGSVPDSAAEQREEDSSVNDTNQRDGSDCHEITSFEFSVHDLNSSPQAGWTSEQNVETLSLSKMVVDDSLPMVSAENTREEDVSPLKAVFDALDQDGDGFVRIEEFMEFAAAYGADQVKDLTKFLDPSGLGVISFEDFHRGISAISNGGPEPQLYSVNYSPGDGAVGCPEEYDEQNEVTDSAYLGSESTYSECETFTDEDTGALVPPEMHEDVETDSGIEATLHDPEDGGNRFSLNSELHNHSLVTVIGGEEEHFEDFGESNTSELLLESSVDGTEGEGDSPVVQPLEQVNGSSLLSPSTPAPLPDRFQSFLREEALDFFCSQCHKQISRLEDLSTRLNFLEMTSAGKRLSSKKVARHLLQNSSMTLDTMSDLTRDILEMADNDITDKVLLLERRVAELEKESEASGEQHSRLRQENLHLVHRANALEEQLKEQEVHTDEQLQQETRRHKEAVSKLERERGMELEYLQARLQQLDEENSELRSCVPCLRANIERLEEEKRKLQDETEAMCDRLKDETESRRKMSDKLSHERHQSQKEKECMQELIEDLRKQLEHLQLYKLEAESKRGRTPGAGLQEYQARTREAELEQEIRRLKQDNRSLKEQNDELNGQIINLSIQGAKSLMSAPFSDSLAAEINSVSRTELMEAVHKQEEINYRLQDYIDKIIVAIMESNPSILEVK from the exons ATGGAGCCGACAGTTCTGTCTGGCCCTTTGGGGCACACTCAGTGGGAGACAGAGCAGACATTTCCTCTTGGATTTCACACCCTGGATTCAGACAACAGAGGTGTTCTCTGTCAAAACAAGAGTGGCCAGACAGGTTTGGATTTTAGAGACAGTGACCGGGAGCAAACATCCCATCAGAGTGAGGAGGCAAAGGTTTCTCAGGACAACCCAGTTGAGTTGGGCAACTTCATGAATATCTCTGATTTCTCCCATGGATTTTTCCAGTTTGACGCTGACCAGCCCACACTTTCTAAAGCTTCTCTCGACAGTACTCATCTAGAGGAGTTGTCTTACATAGAAAAAACTGCTGAATCTGATGAAATCAGTGACTGTACCTTATCGTGGTTATTTTCTCCCAACCTCACTCCTGTGGTTGAAAATAACTCAGATTTGACACAGGATGAACTGTTTCAGGGCTCAAATGCCACAACTGGTGACGGTGACCTAATAAGCCTCAGTGAACCTGCCTCACCATCCAAGGTTTCCGTACAGAATCCCGAGACCAACACGGGGGATTCTCTTTTGTTGCTAGATCTCCTTTCTAATGAACCCACTTGTCTCCCCACTGAGTCTTCAGGTGAGTTGGACCCACAGGGTGTCACTGAGGAGCTGGTAGATCTGTCACAAGTGGAGCAGGTATGCCTCCCTCCCTCGCAGAGCAGGGACACATGGTCACCTGAAACCAGAGACAAAGGTTTATTCCCTGATCAAGTGACTGACCTGCTTGTAACCAGTAGCACTACTGTGCAAAGTTTGCCTGAGAGCTGCTTCAAAGAAAACCACATGAGCACACCACTGGAGTGTTTCGCAGGATGTGTGCCTTTGTTGGATTTTGAGGTTCCAGATTGTGACAGCAGTCCGAGCCTGTGCCCAGCCAGTCCTGCCTCTGTGGACTCCACAGTTACATCTTTACATTTATCAAAAGAGGAATCAGAGGTGGAACAAGCAGAGGGTGGTGTCAGTAGAAATCTGACATCTGAGCATCAAGGTGAGAATGACTCATTTGCTCTGGTTTTGTCTGCTGAACCCTCGTCACTGACTGTGTCTCTGGCTGAAGATGTGTTTATTCAGGGTGATCTCAGCAGTGAGTGTTACTCTGTGGAGAATGTGTCTAAGGATTTGATGGAGGACAGAATTGGTTCAGAAGCAACACATCAGGAGAATGAGGCGATGGCTTTGGATTTGGGCTTCACTGCTGATGAGGTCAATGACGAGGGAACCTGGGACTTGAAGCCACAGGAGGATTTAGAAAGTGGAAGTGTTCCTGATTCAGCAGCtgaacagagggaggaggacagCAGTGTGAACGATACTAACCAGCGCGATGGATCAGACTGTCATGAAATAACCTCTTTTGAATTTTCAGTTCATGACTTAAACAGTTCTCCGCAGGCTGGATGGACTAGTGAGCAAAATGTGgagacactctctctctctaagatGGTGGTAGATGACTCACTGCCAATGGTTTCAGCAGAGAATACAAGAGAGGAAGATGTCTCCCCACTAAAAGCCGTATTCGACGCTTTAGACCAAGATGGAGATGGCTTTGTTCGGATTGAGGAGTTTATGGAGTTTGCTGCTGCCTATGGAGCCGATCAG GTAAAGGATCTGACCAAGTTTCTGGATCCCAGTGGCCTGGGCGTGATCAGCTTTGAAGACTTCCACCGGGGAATTTCTGCAATCAGCAATGGAG GTCCGGAGCCACAGCTCTACAGTGTGAACTACAGTCCAGGGGATGGAGCCGTGGGCTGTCCCGAGGAATACGACGAG CAAAATGAGGTGACTGACAGCGCGTACCTGGGCTCTGAGAGCACGTACAGTGAGTGCGAGACCTTCACCGATGAGGACACGGGGGCACTCGTACCCCCCGAGATGCACGAGGACGTGGAGACGGACAGCGGCATTGAAGCCACGCTACACGACCCCGAGGACGGTGGAAATAG GTTTTCCCTGAACTCTGAGCTCCACAACCACTCCCTGGTGACAGTCAtcggaggagaggaggagcactTTGAGGATTTTGGTGAAAGTAACACATCGGAGTTGCTGCTGGAGAGCAGCGTGGATGGGACGGAGGGGGAGGGCGACTCCCCTGTCGTGCAGCCCCTGGAGCAGGTCAATGGCTCCTCGCTTCTGTCTCCCAG CACACCTGCTCCTCTCCCTGACCGCTTTCAGAGCTTCCTCAGGGAGGAGGCGCTGGACTTTTTCTGTAGCCAGTGTCACAAACAAATAAGTCGTCTGGAGGACCTCTCCACTCGTCTCAATTTCCTAGAGATGACTAG TGCTGGCAAGAGGCTGTCCAGCAAGAAAGTAGCAAG ACATCTCCTGCAGAACAGCTCGATGACTCTGGACACCATGAGCGACCTAACGCGGGACATCTTGGAGATGGCTGacaatgacatcacagacaAG GTGCTCCTCCTTGAGCGTCGAGTGgcagagctggagaaggagtCCGAGGCCTCGGGAGAGCAGCATTCGCGCCTGCGCCAGGAGAACCTTCACCTGGTGCACCGGGCCAATGCcctggaggagcagctgaagGAGCAGGAGGTCCACACGGAtgaacagctgcagcaggagacgcGGCGCCACAAGGAGGCCGTGAGCAaactggagagggagagaggaatggagctgGAATACCTGCAGGCCAG gctgcagcagctggacgAGGAGAACAGCGAGCTCCGGTCCTGTGTTCCTTGTCTACGAGCAAACATCGAGAGATTAGAGGAG GAAAAGAGGAAGCTGCAAGATGAGACAGAGGCCATGTGTGACAGGCTAAAGGACGAGACGGAGTCCCGCAGGAAGATGAGTGACAAGCTGAGCCACGAGCGCCACCAAAGCCAGAAGGAGAAGGAGTGCATGCAGGAG CTCATTGAAGACCTACGTAAACAGCTTGAGCACCTACAGCTGTACAAGTTGGAGGCGGAGTCGAAGAGAGGGCGCACACCCGGAGCGGGACTGCAGGAGTATCAGGCCCGCACGCGTGAGGCCGAGCTGGAGCAGGAGATCAGGCGACTCAAACAG GACAACCGCAGTCTGAAAGAGCAGAACGACGAGTTAAACGGGCAGATTATCAACCTGAGCATCCAGGGAGCCAAGAGCCTGATGTCGGCCCCTTTCTCTGACTCCCTGGCAGCTGAGATCAACTCTGTGTCTCGCACAGAG CTCATGGAGGCGGTCCACAAACAGGAGGAGATCAACTACAGACTCCAGGACTACATTGACAAAATCATTGTGGCCATCATGGAGTCCAACCCCTCCATTCTCGAGGTCAAATAG